In Podospora pseudocomata strain CBS 415.72m chromosome 4, whole genome shotgun sequence, the genomic stretch GTGGGTTCAAGAACGCTGCGGCAAAGCTGAAGGAGTATCACGAGCAGTACCCGGAGAAGGCGGGGCCAccgttgaggttggatgtATGGGAGAGGGCAGCGTTGGAGGATaagctggatgaggatcACGAGATGGATAACGtgccggtggagaagaagccgagtttgaggaggtcacgtcgaaaaaaggggggaaatggACAGGAAATAGACCGTGGAAAACGGCACAGGTTCGAACCGTCGACGGAgaaatttttttttaaaagCTCCGCGGTCGAAGCTCGCTcgttggggggggtgatgtcacGGCGCTGGTTGGTTCCATACTGCCACGTGCCCCACCTACCCggtctggcaagatgggTTGCTCCTGTGGGTGCTTATTGCTGAGTGCAAGGCCACAGGATTGTaattcctttctttctttctttctttctttctttctttctttcttctttagatCAAAATCCTATGAATAAGCAATTTCTTActtgtgcctttgcctcgggAAACGCTGCCCTCACAGAAGGCCTATTTGTTACGTCCCAAacgtaatacccctatacaggaaccactgggtggtacccgaggtgctgggcacctcagccaatcattgggccagggatggaaagacccacaagcccccgtgcaaccaatcaggagttgctcagtctgatcagtggccaagaccactgagcacactgagcaaggtacaaagatacttcagaaatatatgtagacagcttgacataaataggggggagcgccgggcgctccccgtatcgaggaatctgattcctcatgcaagcaattcaagttcatttgtctacaatctactttcagtagctctttgttagaacaacctgttgttgacagtgaacccgtgtctgagacgcttgtcacaaccttcgatcatcctgtcatattcaccttcggcgtactgccttgcagtctgtatccattcctggtgcaggttgtaacactaTTGACTATTTTACAGGCCCATAAATTATCTTTAAAAGCCTATGGACTATCTTTTAGGGCATACTAACCTACTTTGGTGTCccaattattttgtggcaAGGGTACCATCATGTCTTGTCTCACTATCAATTTAATCAATTCGCAACTAGAACATCTGACACAATACTGCTGCGGTCTATCGCCCCCCAAACCTGCCATTATCGAGTACTTCTCGACTCATATCGGTCGATGGAGGGTAGCTAGACAAAACAGACTAGCTTCCTACATAAAACAGCCCTTAACATACCAGGCATTTGCACAAGCCTGCATTGAAAGTTCTTTTCTCCTGGGCAAAACCAACCCCTACTTCATGCCAAGCTACCAGCCATGCAGCAATATTCCAACCTACTCGCCATTACCACTTTCAAACACTGCAATTATTTACAGATTTCCCTACGCAAAAGTTCAATGGCCAGGGCACCCGCTATTACATTGAAATACTTGCCGTAAGAACTGGTGCCCCTGAACTGTTATGCACCATCACttccaccactaccacccgCTAAATCCATCACAGCTTCACAAACGGGCTTTAATTGGTTTGTCCCATTCACAGGTCAAAGGCAGTGGAGAGATGCGCGCAACAATCGGTGAACAGCGAGAAGACGATTTTTCCATACAAATATGGGGTTAGCAATGCAGAAACACCCCTTGATCAATTGTTGACTATTTGCGTGTTATTGAGGAGGCTTGTCGAATTTATGTCTCCACTCTTGGTCCATGATCTTACAATCCAACCCGTTTGTCATGTTGTTCCAGGCACTCCACACCAATATGTCCCAATTGGCCGTACTATTCACCATGTGCATGGTATGCTGTTTTCCTGGCCCTTTGTCAGCTTCATAGACGCTATTTTCAGCCGTCCCCCacttcatccccttccactAAACCATAGATTTATGGGGGATACCATAGAAGCAGAGAGCGGGCAGCCGCCCAGTTCGCACCCTTCAAGCACAGCGCAGGTATATGATATCGTTGACGTCTTGATTCCAGAAGGCCTTGGTCGTCCCGTTGTAGAGCTCGACCCTACCCGACTTGCTCGAATTGGCAATGATCTGGACACCAATTTCGTCGCCGGAGAGAACCTCGAACTCCGGGTGTACAATTGACCCCCAATCTGCGTGGTGTAGAAGGTGTAGTATTGGGGGGCGGTGTTCGAGGTGAGATTTTGGGTGATAGCAACACCAGCGCGGAAGGTGGAGTGAGGACATTCGACGATGCCGTCGCTGGTGACAGCGAACTCGATCCACTGCGTATATTTGGTAGCTGAGAGGAGGGGCATGGTGATGTTCGCGTCCGCCAAAGAGATAAGGCTGCCGCCGGTTATCCGGACAGAATGGCCAGCTTGGTTGAGAGTATACCACGGGGCGTTGAAGCTGGCATTATTGCCCGTGAATGGGGAGATGTTGCCGGTCAAGTTGAGGGCCGGCAAGACTATAGCAGAGGAAGGCTGCCAGAAGTAGGGCTTGACAGGAGGTGTGAGGGCGTAGGCAGAAGCCACGAGGGCGAAGGCAGAAAAGCAAACTTCATGTTAACTGCGCCTGGGTATGTAACCGAGAGATGTTTGCGGAGATTTCGGTTGCAGTTTGGGTACGGCAAGGTTCAAGGAAATGAAAAAAATGAAGGAAAGAGGAAGACTCTTTACactggaggatggcgagctTGGTAGATGACGACGAGCAAACACCAAGCTCCCGTTTCGTTGCCTGCCACGAGACACAGACCGCGATGACCACGAGGTGCCAAAGTGCCACCATCGGTTTGCGCTGTTTCGCAATCAGCAGTGGCTCAAAAGAGATGAAAGCGGTATAACTGAACCTGTCAGGGAGGCCCAATATGGGGCATGAAAAAATCACGGCCGGTACCTGATAGATAGCACTCTGACTCCGCCTCGTGGCAAACAAACGGTGATGCAATCTCAATTCAGGGGTATCACGTTAACGCATGCAACGACTGTTCTACTCCGCCCAGGTTCATGTTCATTCGAGTTATATACATTCGGGAACGCACGGATCAGTCAACTTCATCCGCAATCTCGGCCCCCTCGGGAGGAGTATATGGGTGGCTTCCTTTCCATGCTGCCTTGACATATCTGCAATTCGATTACTGATAAGGCACGTGGTTCTGGGTAAAGCAAGAGCAAAACTTACTTGGTATGGCTGCCCCTGGCTACCAGTTCTCCCAGGGGGTTCGTAAATGTAACCTTGGTGAAGGCCAGGGTTGGGCCAACTGTACAAAAAGTGTCAGTCAGAGCATAGGGCAGAGATCCTGAACACCATGTACGTACTCTTTTCGCACTCCGCAACCGCTTGAAGCTTATCTCCCACTTTGCCCCCCGATTTGAGGTAGGTGACGTTTAGGTCTGTGGAAACGCCAGTAGCATACAGACCTTCCGAGGCGACGGCTAGGGAGCCACCCAGGTCGACCAGACTGGCAATTGTGCCTCCATGGATGATCTTGAGGCGGTTCTTGTGAGGGTTTGTAAGTAGCTACCTTGCAAGACGACAAGAAAGCCGCAGGGGATACATACTGTGTGGTCTTTCGTTATGTCCAGCTCAAGATCAACTCTGCCCTTCGATGCATTCATAACACGTAGCTTCACCACCCTGGTCAGCAACTTCAGACTTCAGACGATCAGGGGACTGCGACTCACATGGGGTCCGAACAGTCTGAAGTCAAATACAGGGTTAGGTATATGTCCCTGAATTCCAAATCGCAACCCCGAAGACGTACCTCGGCTCCAGACCAGAGTCGGCCATGAAGGATTTGAGAACCTTTGTCACGTTAGTAACCTGAGATGTTCCTGGAATGGGCACTAGGGACTTGTCATACCGATCTCACAAATCTTGTTGGCTGCAGCTTCACTCCGGTCATTTTGGTAGCGCTCCGATACACACAGTTTACCCGAGGGTTTAAAGGAGGGTTCAAACTGCTTAAAAACATCTCGCGTTCAGCTGGTTGAGACAACCCGAACCCCCACTTTGTGACGTCGTGCGAGTCCCGCCCGATAACCGGCGCCGGGATGTGGGGGAATCCGACCATGGCTATCAGGGTGCCCGTTTGGTCGAGATGTCACAGTCTTCATTGAGAACTATGCTGGCTGACTTTAGCAAATGATCATTAAGTAGGGGATCTCGATGAAGATGCTCCCATTGAACCAAGGGTAGGTGTGTTTAGTGTAAACCTAGCACATGCACCAACTGGCGCGCACCTTCACACCCGACAGCACGGGAGAGTAACGGAACTAGCCGAAATGCGGATCCCTGTTCAGCCATCCCTGCTATTCTTTTGGCGGCAGCCTTCTAGATTTTGGGGATGCCTGCCGCCGAACAGTGCCTGCGACAATCAATCCACGACATCTCAGCCAAACTCTAACTTCCTTCCCGATTCCGTGCCTTCGATATTTGACGATACCCCCGACGAATCCAAATTACATAACCGCCAAAGAATGCGCTAAGTGAAACCTAAGCCGCCCGAAATAACCGAGGGAATCGACAACGAAAGCCAACGCGTGCGCCGGGCAGCCAGCCGCCATCATGTCGTCCTTTGGCCCCTCGTCCTTCTTGCTCGACGATTACTTGGAGAAGCTGCCAGGCGCAACGTTTCGAAAGCTGTACCAGCAGCCATCCACCGCCTTTGCTATCTTTCGGCGCATGCTTCCACCTTTAGGTACAcgcctcccccttc encodes the following:
- a CDS encoding hypothetical protein (COG:Q; EggNog:ENOG503P2A4), translating into MVGFPHIPAPVIGRDSHDVTKWGFGLSQPAEREMFLSSLNPPLNPRVNCVYRSATKMTGVKLQPTRFVRSVLKSFMADSGLEPRLFGPHLRVMNASKGRVDLELDITKDHTNRLKIIHGGTIASLVDLGGSLAVASEGLYATGVSTDLNVTYLKSGGKVGDKLQAVAECEKIGPTLAFTKVTFTNPLGELVARGSHTKYVKAAWKGSHPYTPPEGAEIADEVD